In a single window of the Vitis vinifera cultivar Pinot Noir 40024 chromosome 6, ASM3070453v1 genome:
- the LOC100266773 gene encoding pentatricopeptide repeat-containing protein At1g53600, mitochondrial codes for MLAKPTTLLLQKHLSRLNSSNTQGNRTTKFLVHCHSQITKHGRNGDLKEAESIFSRMPHKNAISWTAMLTAYYENGHIAKARKMFEKMPQRTTASYNAMITAYTRSNPMMIGEASKLFAEMRERNSISYAAMITGLARAGMVDNAEELYLETPVEWRDPVCSNALISGYLKVGRLEEATRIFEGMGERDVISWSSMVDGYCKKGKIGHARELFERMPERNVVTWTAMIDGHMKMGCYEVGFGLFLRMRKEGFVKVNPTTLTVMFEACSEFGEYKEGIQMHGLVSRMGFEFDVFLGNAIIIMYCRFSFVVEARKIFDMMNRKDVVSWNALIAGYVQNDEVEEGYVLFEKTQQKDVISWTTMITGFSNKGKMGKSIELFRMMPKQDDIAWTAVISGFVGNGEYEEAIYWFIEMLRKVVRPNPLTLSSVLSASAGLATLNQGLQIHTLVVKMGMEFDLSIQNSLVSMYTKCGNVADGHQIFTSINSPNIVSFNSMITGFAQNGFGEEALELFHKMLNEGQKPNEITFLGVLSACTHVGLLEQGWNYFKSMKSLYQIEPGPHHYACIVDLLGRAGFLDDAIDLIRSMPCEPHSGVWGALLGASRIHLRLDVAKLAAQQIFKLEPDNAAPYAVLSFLYSSAGRNRDSEQVRMAQGLKGVKKSAGYSWIIV; via the coding sequence ATGCTAGCGAAACCAACGACTCTGCTTCTCCAAAAACACCTATCTCGCCTCAACTCTTCGAATACTCAAGGTAACAGAACAACCAAATTCCTCGTCCACTGCCACTCTCAGATCACCAAACATGGCAGAAATGGAGATCTCAAAGAAGCCGAGTCGATCTTCAGCCGCATGCCCCACAAGAACGCCATCTCTTGGACGGCCATGCTCACAGCCTATTACGAGAACGGTCACATTGCAAAGGCCCGCAAAATGTTCGAAAAAATGCCCCAAAGAACCACCGCCTCGTATAATGCCATGATCACGGCTTACACACGTAGTAATCCGATGATGATAGGTGAAGCTAGCAAGTTGTTTGCTGAGATGAGGGAGCGCAATTCGATTTCTTATGCTGCGATGATCACGGGTTTGGCTCGGGCGGGGATGGTGGATAATGCTGAGGAGTTGTACTTGGAGACGCCGGTTGAATGGCGTGACCCGGTTTGTTCGAATGCGTTGATATCTGGGTATTTGAAGGTGGGGAGATTAGAGGAGGCCACTCGGATTTTTGAGGGTATGGGGGAGAGAGATGTGATTTCTTGGAGTTCAATGGTTGATGGGTATTGCAAAAAGGGTAAGATTGGTCATGCTAGAGAGTTGTTTGAGAGAATGCCAGAAAGAAATGTGGTTACTTGGACAGCTATGATTGATGGGCATATGAAGATGGGGTGTTACGAAGTTGGGTTTGGATTGTTCTTGCGTATGAGAAAGGAAGGGTTTGTAAAGGTTAATCCTACGACATTGACGGTAATGTTTGAAGCTTGTAGTGAATTTGGTGAATACAAGGAAGGTATTCAGATGCATGGGTTAGTTTCACGTATGGGATTTGAATTTGATGTGTTTCTAGGCAATGCTATTATCATCATGTATTGTAGGTTCAGTTTTGTTGTTGAAGCCAGAAAAATATTTGACATGATGAACAGGAAGGATGTTGTTTCTTGGAATGCCTTGATTGCTGGTTATGTTCAAAATGATGAAGTTGAAGAAGGTTATGTACTTTTTGAGAAGACGCAGCAAAAAGATGTAATATCTTGGACGACCATGATTACGGGATTTTCTAATAAAGGGAAAATGGGAAAGTCCATTGAGTTGTTTAGAATGATGCCCAAGCAAGATGATATTGCTTGGACTGCTGTTATTTCAGGGTTTGTGGGTAATGGGGAATATGAGGAGGCTATCTATTGGTTCATTGAGATGCTTCGAAAAGTGGTGAGGCCAAATCCTCTTACCTTGAGTAGTGTGCTAAGTGCTTCTGCTGGTTTGGCAACATTGAACCAAGGGTTGCAGATCCATACTCTAGTTGTGAAGATGGGAATGGAATTTGATTTGTCCATACAGAATTCTCTTGTTTCGATGTATACAAAGTGTGGAAATGTAGCTGATGGCCATCAAATCTTCACAAGTATCAACTCACCTAATATTGTTTCTTTCAACTCGATGATTACTGGGTTTGCCCAAAATGGATTTGGAGAAGAAGCACTTGAATTGTTTCACAAAATGCTTAATGAAGGCCAGAAGCCTAACGAAATTACCTTTCTGGGTGTTCTTTCAGCTTGCACCCATGTGGGACTTCTAGAGCAAGGATGGAATTACTTCAAATCCATGAAATCATTGTATCAAATAGAGCCAGGGCCTCATCATTATGCATGCATCGTTGATCTCCTTGGCCGAGCTGGGTTTCTAGATGATGCTATTGATTTAATTCGTTCTATGCCCTGTGAGCCCCATTCTGGGGTTTGGGGAGCTCTTCTTGGTGCAAGCAGGATACACTTACGTCTTGATGTTGCAAAGCTTGCAGCTCAACAGATTTTCAAATTGGAGCCTGACAATGCAGCCCCTTATGCAGTATTGTCCTTCTTATATTCTTCTGCTGGAAGAAACAGGGATAGTGAACAAGTAAGAATGGCCCAGGGATTGAAGGGGGTGAAAAAGAGTGCAGGCTACAGTTGGATTATTGTGTAA